One window of the Novipirellula caenicola genome contains the following:
- a CDS encoding DUF1549 domain-containing protein: MLLAFCAVTAVANEPIDFAHDIAPILQRNCVTCHGGREAEGDFSLNTRSLMIESGMVEPEDSSNSELIRLITSEDPNEQMPPPDRPRLSPNETARLRHWIDQGMPWDDDFTFAIQSYEPPLRPRRPELPPAIDGRVNPIDRILDAYLTEHGLPTPPPIDDATFFRRVHLDLVGLLPTTDALTSFQNDSSPDKRTRLVDDLLSREIDYADHWLTFFNDLLRNDYSGTGFITKGRRQISRWLYESLVQNKPFDQLTRELIAPSSDESRGYIDGIKWRGTVSAGQTLEIQFAQSVSQSFLGINMKCASCHDSFIDRWTLKEAYGLGAIYAEAPLQLHRCDIPTGETQQASWLFPELGQIDASAPREERLQQLAQLLTHPENGRFTRTIVNRLWYRLMGRGIVQPLDAMQSEPWNEDLLDYLAVHLAEHQYDLKATLRLIATSAAYQSKTEISEDDSAIGDYVYRGPRARRMTAEQFLDAVWQLTGSAPQKFDAPVSRHVSSPGAINPNTADSVLSKAKWIWGGRNGHAAPANQEMWIRKKFDLPGEVLQSGSVLTCDNEFTLYVNGTNAGSSNDWTSLQSIEFANLLRQGTNELLFQVKNAGHTPNAAGLFFAANLLLEDQTQLSIVSDRSWEFHPDVEKPLPHPKNAHAAAPAEGWNTVSVVQPVNVWSDLIDREAASALANVTGSSRHMPMVRASLMKNNALMQSLGRPIRDQIVSMRPSSLTTLEAIDLANEPSLAEAFATGAERWNDEKWNSTDELVQHLFQSALTRVPTKSEAALFRETLGESPTTEQLQDALWAICMLPEFLLIR; the protein is encoded by the coding sequence ATGTTACTTGCTTTTTGCGCAGTGACCGCCGTCGCAAACGAACCGATCGATTTTGCTCACGACATTGCGCCCATCCTGCAGCGAAACTGCGTGACCTGTCACGGTGGTCGCGAAGCCGAAGGAGACTTCTCACTCAATACACGCAGCCTGATGATCGAATCGGGGATGGTCGAACCGGAGGACTCGTCCAATTCGGAATTGATTCGCTTGATCACATCTGAGGATCCCAACGAACAAATGCCGCCGCCGGATCGGCCTCGTTTGAGCCCCAACGAAACGGCACGGCTCCGCCACTGGATCGATCAAGGGATGCCGTGGGACGATGATTTCACGTTTGCAATTCAAAGCTACGAACCGCCGCTACGGCCGCGGCGTCCCGAGCTGCCACCGGCAATCGACGGACGCGTCAATCCGATTGATCGAATTCTCGATGCCTACTTAACCGAGCATGGGTTGCCAACACCGCCACCGATCGACGACGCGACGTTCTTTCGCCGTGTCCACTTGGACTTGGTCGGTCTGTTACCAACGACCGATGCACTGACGTCCTTTCAGAACGATTCGTCACCCGACAAACGAACTCGCTTGGTGGACGACCTGCTGTCACGCGAAATTGATTACGCCGACCACTGGTTAACGTTCTTCAACGACTTGCTTCGCAATGACTACAGCGGCACCGGATTCATTACCAAAGGACGTCGGCAAATCAGTCGCTGGTTGTACGAATCACTAGTCCAAAACAAACCGTTTGATCAATTGACCCGCGAATTGATTGCCCCAAGTTCGGACGAAAGCCGTGGTTACATCGATGGCATCAAGTGGCGTGGAACGGTTAGCGCTGGGCAAACGCTCGAAATCCAGTTTGCACAATCTGTGTCGCAGTCCTTCCTCGGCATCAATATGAAGTGTGCCTCGTGCCACGACAGTTTTATTGACCGCTGGACACTCAAAGAGGCTTATGGATTAGGAGCGATCTATGCCGAAGCACCTCTGCAACTGCACCGCTGCGACATACCGACCGGGGAAACGCAACAAGCATCTTGGTTGTTTCCTGAACTGGGTCAAATCGATGCCTCAGCGCCTCGCGAGGAACGACTGCAGCAACTAGCGCAGCTGTTGACGCACCCAGAAAATGGACGCTTCACACGCACCATCGTTAATCGGCTGTGGTACCGTTTGATGGGACGAGGCATTGTCCAACCGCTCGACGCAATGCAATCGGAACCATGGAACGAAGACCTGCTGGATTACTTGGCCGTTCACTTAGCCGAGCATCAATACGATTTAAAAGCGACACTGCGGCTGATCGCGACCTCGGCAGCCTATCAATCGAAAACCGAGATCAGCGAAGACGATTCGGCGATCGGCGACTACGTTTATCGCGGCCCACGTGCCCGTCGCATGACCGCCGAACAGTTCTTAGATGCGGTGTGGCAGTTGACTGGCAGTGCTCCGCAAAAGTTTGACGCCCCCGTTTCGCGTCATGTCAGTTCGCCGGGTGCAATCAATCCAAACACCGCCGATTCGGTGTTATCGAAGGCCAAATGGATTTGGGGAGGCCGCAACGGACACGCCGCTCCCGCGAATCAAGAAATGTGGATTCGCAAAAAATTTGATTTGCCGGGCGAAGTCTTGCAAAGCGGATCCGTCCTGACCTGCGACAACGAATTCACCTTGTATGTCAATGGAACCAACGCCGGATCGTCCAACGATTGGACCAGCCTGCAATCGATTGAGTTTGCAAATTTGCTACGCCAAGGAACCAACGAACTGCTGTTTCAAGTCAAAAATGCGGGGCATACCCCCAATGCCGCGGGCCTGTTCTTTGCAGCCAATCTTTTGCTCGAAGATCAAACTCAGCTATCGATCGTCAGCGATCGGTCATGGGAATTCCATCCCGACGTCGAAAAGCCCCTTCCTCATCCTAAGAACGCTCATGCTGCTGCCCCTGCCGAGGGCTGGAACACGGTTTCGGTGGTGCAACCGGTCAACGTGTGGAGCGATTTGATTGATCGCGAAGCCGCCTCGGCACTCGCAAACGTCACCGGTTCGTCGCGTCACATGCCGATGGTTCGCGCTTCGCTGATGAAGAACAACGCCTTGATGCAATCGTTGGGTCGACCGATCCGTGATCAAATCGTTTCCATGCGGCCAAGCAGTCTGACGACTCTCGAAGCCATTGACCTAGCGAATGAACCCTCGCTCGCCGAAGCGTTTGCCACCGGAGCCGAGCGTTGGAATGACGAGAAGTGGAACTCGACCGACGAGCTTGTCCAGCACTTGTTTCAATCCGCGTTAACTCGCGTCCCAACGAAATCCGAAGCGGCATTATTTCGCGAAACTCTAGGCGAATCCCCGACCACCGAACAACTGCAAGACGCGTTGTGGGCCATTTGTATGCTGCCTGAATTCCTGCTGATTCGTTAA
- a CDS encoding class II 3-deoxy-7-phosphoheptulonate synthase, whose amino-acid sequence MSDWNPSSWRSKTALQQPMYADSDSLRDVLQHLGDRPPLVTRWEIDRLKTQLALAANGDAFLLQGGDCSESFAACRADPIEKKLKVLLQMSLVLVYGLEKPIIRVGRIAGQYAKPRSSDTETRDGVTLPSYRGDCVNRSPFTPEDRLTRPQNLLAAYEHSAQTLNYLRALTEGGFADLKHPENWELNFVSLSPQSDEYHQMVRGIGDSLNFLDVLGGVTRAELSRVDFYTSHEALLLAYEEALTRQASGEAEWYNLGTHFPWIGDRTRAIDGAHVEYFRGIKNPIAVKVGPSTTADGLIELLDRLNPSREAGRMTLICRFGAERIAASLPPLIAAVQKSSHPVLWSVDPMHGNTITTDHGIKTRHFDQILSEVRDSFTIHAQHGTIVGGIHLELTGNNVTECIGGAAGLKSSGLSTAYESNVDPRLNYEQAMEIAFLIAGQARVAGPKR is encoded by the coding sequence ATGAGCGATTGGAATCCATCGAGTTGGAGATCGAAAACGGCGCTACAGCAGCCGATGTACGCGGATTCCGATTCCCTGCGTGATGTATTGCAGCACCTCGGCGATCGGCCGCCGTTGGTCACCCGATGGGAAATCGATCGGCTGAAAACGCAGCTTGCATTGGCCGCTAACGGGGACGCTTTTTTACTGCAAGGAGGCGACTGTAGCGAAAGCTTTGCGGCGTGCCGCGCCGATCCGATCGAAAAGAAACTCAAAGTGCTGCTGCAGATGAGTTTGGTGCTGGTGTATGGGCTTGAAAAGCCGATCATCCGCGTGGGCCGGATCGCGGGCCAGTATGCCAAACCACGCTCGAGCGACACCGAAACTCGCGACGGCGTGACATTGCCATCCTATCGAGGTGACTGTGTCAATCGGAGTCCGTTTACACCCGAGGACCGTCTAACGCGACCGCAAAACCTGCTCGCCGCCTACGAGCATTCGGCTCAAACGTTGAACTATCTGCGAGCGCTGACCGAAGGTGGGTTCGCCGATTTGAAACATCCCGAGAACTGGGAACTCAATTTCGTCAGTTTGTCACCGCAGTCGGACGAGTATCACCAAATGGTGCGTGGTATCGGCGACTCGTTGAATTTCCTCGACGTGTTAGGCGGGGTGACCCGTGCCGAGTTATCGCGAGTCGATTTCTACACTTCGCACGAAGCGTTGTTGTTGGCGTACGAAGAAGCATTGACTCGGCAGGCCAGCGGAGAAGCAGAATGGTACAACTTGGGGACTCATTTCCCTTGGATCGGAGATCGGACGCGGGCGATCGACGGGGCTCATGTCGAGTACTTTCGTGGCATCAAAAATCCGATCGCGGTGAAGGTTGGCCCAAGCACGACGGCCGACGGATTGATCGAGTTGTTGGATCGGCTAAACCCTAGTCGCGAGGCGGGCCGGATGACGTTGATCTGTCGCTTTGGTGCCGAGCGGATCGCAGCCTCGCTGCCACCGCTGATCGCTGCGGTCCAGAAATCGAGTCATCCGGTGCTGTGGTCGGTTGATCCGATGCATGGGAACACGATCACCACGGATCACGGAATCAAGACGCGGCACTTTGATCAAATTTTGAGCGAGGTGCGTGATTCGTTTACCATCCATGCCCAGCACGGCACGATCGTGGGTGGCATTCATTTGGAATTGACCGGCAACAATGTTACCGAGTGTATCGGCGGCGCCGCGGGGCTGAAGTCCAGCGGTTTGTCGACCGCGTATGAAAGCAACGTCGACCCGCGGCTGAATTACGAACAGGCGATGGAGATTGCGTTTCTGATCGCCGGGCAAGCCAGGGTTGCCGGTCCAAAGCGTTAG
- the fabF gene encoding beta-ketoacyl-ACP synthase II produces MQARSERRVVITGLGVVSPLAVDVPQFWQRLTAGESGIHDLTTLDTSQYKVHFGGDIPDFDISGVVDHREAKRLDRFTQFAVHAAEQAITDASIDFASLDRHMCGVILGSGIGGLGEIEVQIEKMITKGPDRVSPFTVPKMMLNAAGGNISITHGLKGPNFAVATACASATNAMGEAMRSIQLGETDLVITGGTEAAITRMGLAAFQNMKALSTRNEDPAGASRPFDANRDGFVLGEGAGVLIFEELEHAKARGAKIYAEIIGYGTTSDAGHITAPDPAGLGAAAAMQAAIDDAGIQPTEIDYINAHGTSTPLGDKAETQAIKTVFGDHAYKTSISSTKSSLGHSLGASGGIEAVILCKTIETATIAPTINLETPDPACDLDYTPNEAKKRDVKVAMSNSFGFGGHNACVVIRKL; encoded by the coding sequence ATGCAAGCCCGGTCGGAACGTCGCGTTGTCATTACTGGTTTGGGTGTGGTTTCACCACTCGCAGTGGACGTCCCGCAATTTTGGCAACGTTTGACAGCAGGTGAATCGGGTATTCATGACCTGACCACGCTCGATACCAGCCAATACAAGGTCCACTTCGGCGGTGATATCCCCGATTTCGATATCTCGGGGGTGGTGGATCATCGCGAAGCCAAACGACTCGACCGCTTCACCCAATTCGCGGTCCACGCAGCCGAACAAGCGATCACCGATGCCTCGATCGATTTCGCGTCGCTGGATCGACACATGTGTGGCGTGATACTCGGTTCCGGTATCGGCGGACTTGGTGAAATCGAAGTCCAGATCGAGAAAATGATCACCAAGGGCCCGGACCGCGTCAGCCCCTTTACCGTGCCCAAGATGATGCTGAACGCCGCTGGCGGCAACATCTCGATCACGCACGGATTAAAAGGCCCCAACTTTGCCGTCGCAACCGCTTGCGCCAGTGCCACCAACGCGATGGGCGAAGCCATGCGAAGCATCCAGCTTGGCGAGACCGATTTGGTGATCACCGGCGGCACCGAAGCCGCGATCACCCGCATGGGCTTGGCAGCGTTTCAGAACATGAAGGCGCTTTCAACTCGCAACGAAGACCCGGCCGGGGCCAGCCGACCGTTTGACGCCAATCGCGATGGCTTCGTGCTTGGTGAAGGCGCCGGCGTGCTGATCTTCGAAGAACTCGAGCATGCGAAGGCTCGCGGTGCAAAGATCTATGCCGAAATCATTGGTTACGGAACCACCAGCGACGCAGGACACATCACCGCTCCGGACCCAGCAGGCCTTGGCGCTGCCGCCGCGATGCAAGCCGCAATCGACGACGCGGGAATCCAACCGACCGAAATCGACTACATCAATGCCCACGGAACCAGCACCCCGCTGGGTGACAAGGCGGAAACGCAGGCGATCAAGACGGTCTTTGGCGATCACGCCTACAAGACTTCGATCAGCAGCACCAAGAGCTCGCTTGGACATTCCTTGGGCGCTAGCGGTGGCATCGAAGCCGTCATCTTGTGCAAGACAATCGAAACGGCCACGATCGCTCCCACGATCAATCTAGAGACTCCCGATCCTGCTTGCGATTTGGACTACACCCCCAACGAAGCCAAAAAACGAGACGTCAAAGTGGCGATGAGCAACAGCTTTGGCTTCGGCGGCCACAATGCATGCGTTGTCATTCGCAAGCTGTAG
- a CDS encoding acyl carrier protein produces the protein MASVEERVVDIVAEQLGVDKDKITRETSFVNDLGADSLDTVELVMELEEEFDISIPDEAAEKIQKVGEAVDFIENAKGDDA, from the coding sequence ATGGCTAGCGTCGAAGAACGCGTTGTCGATATCGTTGCTGAACAACTTGGCGTCGACAAAGACAAGATTACTCGAGAAACCTCCTTCGTGAACGATCTCGGTGCTGACTCACTCGATACCGTGGAACTTGTGATGGAACTCGAAGAAGAGTTTGACATCAGTATTCCCGACGAAGCTGCTGAAAAGATCCAAAAGGTAGGTGAGGCAGTCGATTTCATCGAGAACGCCAAAGGTGATGACGCCTAA
- the rpmF gene encoding 50S ribosomal protein L32, whose product MAVPKRKHSNSRTGKRRSHDHVKKRQVAYCPQCSSAVPTHTICPKCGYYQGRTVVESPNE is encoded by the coding sequence ATGGCTGTCCCCAAAAGAAAACATTCCAATAGCCGAACCGGCAAACGTCGTTCACATGACCACGTCAAGAAGCGTCAAGTCGCTTATTGCCCACAATGCAGCTCGGCAGTGCCAACGCACACGATCTGCCCTAAATGTGGGTACTACCAAGGCCGCACCGTCGTCGAATCGCCTAACGAATAA
- the fabG gene encoding 3-oxoacyl-[acyl-carrier-protein] reductase, whose protein sequence is MQLSISVDLKGQVAVVTGASQGLGKAVAVALAQNGAHVVCLARNADKLASTVSEIEAAGGTAEAMSVDVTDRAAAAAAIEGTAEKHGRLDILVNNAGITRDKLMRGMSDEEWDDVIATNLTSCFVCCRAAAGLMRKKKYGRIINMASISGMIGNPGQANYSASKAGMIALTRTLSKELVNRGVTVNAIAPGFIASEMTAELGDVVLEEVKKRIPAKRVGKPEEVAAAVLFLASADAGYVSGQTIVVDGGMIG, encoded by the coding sequence ATGCAACTATCCATCTCAGTGGACTTGAAGGGCCAAGTGGCGGTCGTCACCGGAGCATCGCAAGGGCTTGGAAAGGCGGTCGCAGTCGCCTTGGCTCAAAACGGAGCCCATGTGGTCTGCTTGGCACGCAACGCCGACAAGCTGGCTTCCACCGTTAGCGAGATCGAAGCGGCTGGCGGTACCGCCGAAGCGATGTCGGTGGACGTGACCGACCGCGCCGCGGCAGCGGCAGCGATCGAAGGGACTGCGGAAAAGCATGGCCGATTGGACATTTTGGTCAACAATGCCGGGATCACTCGCGACAAACTGATGCGGGGCATGTCCGACGAAGAATGGGACGACGTGATCGCCACCAACTTGACCAGCTGTTTTGTTTGTTGCCGTGCTGCGGCCGGTTTGATGCGGAAAAAGAAATACGGCCGAATCATCAACATGGCCAGCATCTCGGGCATGATCGGCAACCCCGGCCAAGCCAATTACTCGGCGAGCAAGGCGGGCATGATCGCACTGACACGCACGCTCAGCAAAGAATTGGTCAACCGCGGCGTGACGGTCAACGCGATCGCCCCTGGATTTATCGCCAGCGAAATGACGGCTGAATTGGGCGATGTGGTGCTCGAAGAAGTCAAAAAACGAATTCCTGCCAAACGTGTTGGCAAACCCGAAGAAGTGGCTGCCGCGGTGCTGTTCCTCGCATCGGCGGATGCCGGCTACGTCTCGGGGCAAACCATCGTCGTGGACGGTGGGATGATTGGCTAA
- a CDS encoding class I SAM-dependent methyltransferase, whose product MTSRDQTLNQYHELMQINAVSHLLRSARETGLIDQLRKGQHTAEQLCSTLSLSPEPTQLLLDAMTAIGIFEKYEDDYALSQAAQLLCQYDKDLGDRRWQKLTARVVGKGDRAAVSPTEYFDHVAATQWAHTPAAMEAAEMLNIGGEGEVEGPKILDLGCGSAVWSCAMAHRDAKSTITAVDFPGPIAAATTMADSIGLKPRFTAIQADPASAELASENDLPNDFDIALIAQRLFAQHPNEQITLLKRAISAVRPGGRVIVIDLFRGPSKPNLTESTEALKLELETQGGAIKTLKEAESLLVSEGLEKIKFTFIPASRMGLGMMVAFKPE is encoded by the coding sequence ATGACTTCTCGCGACCAAACGCTGAATCAATATCACGAGCTGATGCAGATCAATGCGGTTTCTCATCTGCTTCGCTCGGCCCGAGAAACCGGGCTGATCGACCAATTGCGAAAAGGACAGCACACGGCTGAACAGCTCTGCAGCACGCTCTCGCTCTCGCCCGAACCAACCCAATTGCTGCTCGACGCGATGACCGCGATCGGCATTTTTGAAAAATACGAAGACGACTATGCGTTGTCGCAAGCAGCGCAGCTGTTGTGCCAGTACGACAAGGACTTGGGGGATCGACGCTGGCAAAAGCTCACCGCTCGCGTGGTTGGCAAGGGCGACCGAGCCGCCGTGTCGCCGACGGAATACTTTGACCATGTTGCGGCGACGCAGTGGGCGCATACTCCCGCGGCGATGGAAGCTGCCGAGATGCTGAACATTGGCGGTGAAGGCGAAGTCGAAGGCCCAAAAATCCTGGACCTCGGCTGCGGCTCGGCCGTTTGGAGCTGTGCGATGGCTCACCGCGACGCGAAATCGACGATCACGGCGGTCGATTTCCCCGGCCCGATCGCTGCAGCCACCACGATGGCCGATTCGATCGGATTGAAGCCACGCTTTACCGCGATCCAAGCCGACCCCGCCTCAGCGGAACTGGCCTCCGAAAACGATTTACCCAACGATTTCGATATCGCGTTGATCGCCCAACGCTTGTTTGCCCAGCACCCCAACGAGCAGATCACGCTATTGAAACGAGCGATTTCGGCGGTTCGTCCCGGCGGCCGCGTGATCGTGATCGATTTATTTCGTGGCCCCAGCAAGCCGAATTTGACCGAATCAACCGAGGCCCTCAAACTCGAACTGGAAACTCAGGGCGGGGCAATCAAGACGCTGAAGGAGGCGGAATCGCTGCTGGTCAGCGAGGGATTGGAAAAGATCAAGTTCACCTTTATCCCTGCCAGCCGGATGGGGTTGGGGATGATGGTGGCGTTCAAACCGGAATAA
- a CDS encoding c-type cytochrome domain-containing protein codes for MRSFPNRAAPLVSYCPGSMPMRFLVFTVLVLPVLLWGGLANAAELSAREKRAVDTVNQTIRTAGIEYKAGNFSAAGEAITRAMDQIDIAMKVGSAELLDAFEPAMKRISTAHALLELEGVAVPPFRRPTLPSVDAPKADGAAAGEEGEKPEMVIFDINDPSAQPPNATPPKVDFAAGVSFTQHVAPILVGRCGRCHVSGSKGGFNMANYEALMKGSRAGVVVFPGDVPNSVLVEVIESGAMPPNGSVSTQELLTLKTWINGGAKFDGTDPTATLSAGSGVAPIDEPVKTAMPEVKQATGKETVSFAGDIAPLLVEACKGCHIDAMQTRGGLQLDTFARMMRGGDSGPIISPGNAADSLLVKKLRGMVGERMPAGGRPAFSEDSIQLISTWINEGATLDGASKDQPLDVMSKLAWMKKASASEISAKRKADAEDDLKLVNASGGETHSLSTDHFFVTGTASKPTLELVGAKAEEELKWAKTVVDAGEGEAFFRGKATIFVMPRRYDYSEFAKMIEARDVPSDWNSHWKFDGINAYIAVVATDRDEEDEIANRLISPLVSLAVATRGMDVPRWFAEGVGASVFSKSGTKVDRDAKRREDAEISAAVVAMKDAKQFLGEKLKPEQTDRISMAIAASMMDRGRRKNFDALMRNLSDGLPFEQAFQTAFRVTPAAYITQWLKWVKG; via the coding sequence ATGCGTTCATTCCCTAATCGTGCTGCCCCGCTTGTATCCTATTGCCCTGGTTCGATGCCGATGCGTTTTCTGGTCTTCACCGTTTTAGTGCTGCCTGTTCTCTTGTGGGGGGGATTGGCGAACGCGGCCGAATTGAGTGCTCGAGAAAAGCGAGCGGTCGACACCGTCAACCAAACGATTCGCACGGCAGGGATCGAATACAAAGCGGGCAATTTCTCAGCGGCCGGTGAGGCGATCACGCGAGCGATGGACCAGATCGACATCGCCATGAAAGTCGGTTCGGCCGAGTTGCTCGATGCGTTTGAACCGGCGATGAAGCGAATCTCGACCGCCCACGCGCTGCTGGAACTCGAAGGCGTCGCGGTGCCTCCGTTTCGTCGCCCCACGCTCCCCTCGGTCGACGCCCCTAAAGCCGACGGCGCAGCGGCGGGCGAGGAAGGCGAAAAGCCTGAGATGGTTATCTTTGACATCAACGATCCATCGGCTCAGCCCCCGAATGCAACGCCGCCGAAAGTCGATTTTGCCGCTGGCGTTAGCTTCACCCAGCACGTCGCGCCCATTTTGGTGGGTCGCTGTGGACGCTGCCATGTCTCAGGATCCAAGGGTGGATTCAACATGGCAAACTACGAAGCTCTGATGAAAGGCTCGCGGGCAGGCGTCGTCGTATTCCCCGGCGACGTGCCCAACAGCGTGTTGGTCGAAGTGATTGAATCGGGAGCGATGCCGCCCAACGGCAGCGTGTCGACGCAAGAATTGCTAACGCTGAAGACTTGGATTAACGGCGGCGCCAAATTCGACGGCACCGATCCAACGGCCACCCTTTCTGCGGGCAGCGGCGTGGCTCCGATCGACGAACCGGTTAAAACCGCAATGCCTGAAGTCAAACAAGCCACCGGGAAAGAAACCGTCAGCTTTGCCGGAGACATCGCTCCGCTGTTAGTCGAAGCGTGCAAGGGATGTCACATCGACGCGATGCAAACGCGAGGCGGACTGCAGCTCGATACCTTCGCACGCATGATGCGAGGCGGCGACAGCGGCCCGATCATTTCGCCCGGCAATGCAGCGGACAGCTTGCTTGTCAAAAAACTGCGTGGCATGGTCGGCGAACGGATGCCCGCCGGGGGTCGCCCCGCCTTTTCCGAAGACTCGATCCAGTTGATCTCCACTTGGATCAATGAAGGAGCCACGCTGGACGGGGCCAGCAAGGACCAACCGCTCGACGTGATGAGCAAGTTGGCGTGGATGAAAAAAGCCTCGGCGAGCGAGATCAGTGCGAAACGAAAAGCGGACGCCGAAGATGACCTGAAACTGGTGAACGCCAGCGGGGGCGAGACGCACTCGCTGTCGACCGACCATTTCTTTGTCACCGGGACTGCATCCAAACCGACGCTCGAACTGGTTGGTGCCAAGGCCGAAGAAGAACTGAAGTGGGCAAAAACGGTTGTCGACGCCGGCGAGGGCGAAGCGTTTTTCCGGGGCAAAGCGACGATTTTCGTGATGCCGCGACGTTACGACTACAGCGAATTCGCCAAGATGATCGAAGCTCGTGATGTGCCTTCGGATTGGAATTCCCACTGGAAGTTCGACGGGATCAACGCCTACATCGCCGTGGTCGCCACCGACCGCGACGAAGAGGACGAGATCGCCAATCGACTGATTTCCCCCCTCGTCAGCCTTGCCGTTGCCACGCGAGGAATGGATGTTCCACGGTGGTTCGCCGAAGGAGTCGGCGCGAGTGTATTTTCCAAATCAGGAACAAAGGTCGATCGCGATGCGAAACGTCGCGAGGACGCCGAGATTTCCGCGGCGGTGGTGGCGATGAAGGATGCCAAGCAATTCCTCGGCGAAAAATTGAAACCCGAGCAAACCGATCGCATCAGCATGGCCATCGCGGCGTCGATGATGGATCGCGGACGCCGCAAAAACTTTGACGCCCTGATGCGAAACCTCAGCGATGGTTTGCCATTCGAGCAAGCGTTTCAGACTGCGTTTCGCGTCACTCCCGCCGCGTACATCACCCAGTGGCTGAAATGGGTAAAGGGGTAG
- the fabD gene encoding ACP S-malonyltransferase, protein MALDVDSVGILFPGQGAQNIGMGRWLCENYPQARALYDTASEVLGYDLIALSQEGPEDKLNATEFCQPALFVVGMAAAEVVLSERPELGDKIKAAAGLSLGEYTAVCFAGGIQFKDAVRLVQRRGEAMQAASDAVQSGMASILGLDLEKVQAVCDQSRQGDEVLQPANLLCPGNIAVSGHLSAIDRVESAAQEAGAMKTVRLSVAGAFHTSLMQSAVAKLGEALESIEIQDTRIPVYSNVDAAPHQSAAEIKNLLSRQVVNPVLWEASIRKMMDDGIEGFLEAGTGRVLQGTLKRIHRKLPTEGFGDG, encoded by the coding sequence GTGGCGCTCGACGTTGACTCTGTGGGCATTCTTTTCCCAGGCCAAGGTGCTCAAAACATCGGCATGGGACGCTGGCTGTGTGAAAACTATCCTCAAGCCCGCGCGCTCTACGACACTGCATCGGAAGTACTCGGCTACGATCTGATCGCGCTTTCGCAAGAAGGCCCCGAAGACAAGCTGAACGCAACCGAATTCTGCCAACCGGCACTGTTTGTCGTTGGCATGGCAGCCGCCGAGGTCGTGTTGAGCGAACGCCCAGAACTGGGCGACAAAATCAAAGCCGCAGCCGGATTGAGTCTCGGCGAATACACCGCCGTCTGTTTCGCGGGCGGAATCCAATTCAAAGACGCCGTCCGGCTCGTCCAACGACGAGGCGAAGCGATGCAGGCTGCCTCGGACGCAGTGCAAAGCGGAATGGCCAGCATCCTCGGATTGGACCTGGAAAAGGTGCAGGCGGTTTGCGACCAATCTCGCCAAGGCGACGAAGTGCTGCAGCCAGCAAACCTGCTGTGCCCCGGTAATATTGCGGTCTCTGGACATCTTTCGGCGATCGATCGTGTTGAATCCGCCGCCCAAGAAGCCGGTGCGATGAAGACCGTGCGGCTTAGTGTTGCCGGCGCCTTCCACACCTCGCTGATGCAATCGGCGGTTGCCAAGCTGGGCGAAGCGCTCGAATCGATCGAGATCCAAGACACTCGCATCCCGGTTTACAGCAATGTCGACGCGGCACCGCACCAATCCGCCGCCGAAATCAAAAACTTGCTCAGCCGCCAAGTCGTCAATCCCGTTCTCTGGGAAGCTTCGATCCGCAAAATGATGGACGATGGCATCGAAGGATTCCTCGAAGCCGGTACCGGCCGCGTGTTGCAGGGAACGCTGAAGCGGATTCACCGCAAACTGCCTACCGAAGGCTTCGGAGACGGCTGA